One window of the Mytilus galloprovincialis chromosome 14, xbMytGall1.hap1.1, whole genome shotgun sequence genome contains the following:
- the LOC143058620 gene encoding cephalotocin receptor 2-like isoform X1, with amino-acid sequence MNEDNTTQIYTNKTILTNDAANESTGKMKIFEGIFKWISLSIFGGIVILNIIVIGLLMKQKKKSRMGFFVANLAYADLCVGIFHVLPETIHVWFEVDWNEFTCHIFYGYLAPFSFYVSTYAIVVLSIDRMNVVVKPLSPVTRLRIYKYGLALSAWILGSLLAIQYSVHTTYYPPQNFDEDVCLHEFPYDPEIRYFDVCVLIIIPIIFIITCYIMIYMAIHRRHTCKFMTSNSNSDGMHERVNFYAKMRTVKQLFVVSVVYVICWIPLFSASLLCYYNELQFGITYRVLVGQAPLNSLTNPIVFLLFNHNIFCKCRKSSNKNAIVLKTNSSSTNVKIVNATQL; translated from the exons ATGAATGAAGACAATACAACGCAGATTTATACCAACAAAACCATCTTAACCAATGATGCAGCCAATGAATCAACCGGAAAAATGAAA ATTTTTGAAGGAATATTTAAGTGGATTTCCTTAAGTATATTCGGTGGAATtgttatattgaatattattgtCATTGGATTattgatgaaacaaaagaaaaaatcaaGAATGGGATTCTTTGTCGCTAATTTAGCCTATGCAG ATTTGTGTGTCggaatttttcatgttttgccGGAAACGATTCATGTTTGGTTCGAGGTTGATTGGAATGAGTTCACCTGTCATATATTTTATGGATACCTCGCACCGTTCTCATTTTATGTGTCAACATATGCCATAGTTGTTCTCTCTATAGACCGAATGAACGTGGTAGTGAAACCATTATCACCCGTCACTAGATTAAGGATATATAAATATGGATTAGCACTGTCTGCATGGATACTTGGGTCGCTACTTGCAATTCAATATTCTGTGCATACGACATACTACCCACCACAAAACTTTGACGAGGATGTATGCCTTCATGAATTTCCCTACGACCCA GAAATTCGATATTTTGATGTGTGTGTCCTCATTATAATACcgataatattcattataacTTGTTATATAATGATTTATATGGCGATCCACAGAAGACATACTTGCAAATTTATGACATCAAACTCAAATAGCGACG GTATGCATGAACGTGTTAATTTCTACGCCAAGATGAGGACTGTAAAACAACTGTTTGTGGTTTCAGTAG tgtacGTGATATGCTGGATTCCATTATTCTCTGCATCTCTGCTATGCTATTACAATGAGTTACAATTTGGAATAACGTACAGAGTACTAGTTGGACAAGCACCATTGAACAGTTTGACAAATCCAATTGTTTTTCTCTTATTTAATCATAACATATTCTGCAAATGTCGTAAATCTTCGAACAAAAATGCTATTGTTTTGAAAACTAACAGTTCATCTACTAATGTTAAAATAGTTAATGCTACGCAActgtaa
- the LOC143058620 gene encoding arg8-vasotocin receptor-like isoform X2: MNEDNTTQIYTNKTILTNDAANESTGKMKIFEGIFKWISLSIFGGIVILNIIVIGLLMKQKKKSRMGFFVANLAYADLCVGIFHVLPETIHVWFEVDWNEFTCHIFYGYLAPFSFYVSTYAIVVLSIDRMNVVVKPLSPVTRLRIYKYGLALSAWILGSLLAIQYSVHTTYYPPQNFDEDVCLHEFPYDPEIRYFDVCVLIIIPIIFIITCYIMIYMAIHRRHTCKFMTSNSNSDGMHERVNFYAKMRTVKQLFVVSCT, translated from the exons ATGAATGAAGACAATACAACGCAGATTTATACCAACAAAACCATCTTAACCAATGATGCAGCCAATGAATCAACCGGAAAAATGAAA ATTTTTGAAGGAATATTTAAGTGGATTTCCTTAAGTATATTCGGTGGAATtgttatattgaatattattgtCATTGGATTattgatgaaacaaaagaaaaaatcaaGAATGGGATTCTTTGTCGCTAATTTAGCCTATGCAG ATTTGTGTGTCggaatttttcatgttttgccGGAAACGATTCATGTTTGGTTCGAGGTTGATTGGAATGAGTTCACCTGTCATATATTTTATGGATACCTCGCACCGTTCTCATTTTATGTGTCAACATATGCCATAGTTGTTCTCTCTATAGACCGAATGAACGTGGTAGTGAAACCATTATCACCCGTCACTAGATTAAGGATATATAAATATGGATTAGCACTGTCTGCATGGATACTTGGGTCGCTACTTGCAATTCAATATTCTGTGCATACGACATACTACCCACCACAAAACTTTGACGAGGATGTATGCCTTCATGAATTTCCCTACGACCCA GAAATTCGATATTTTGATGTGTGTGTCCTCATTATAATACcgataatattcattataacTTGTTATATAATGATTTATATGGCGATCCACAGAAGACATACTTGCAAATTTATGACATCAAACTCAAATAGCGACG GTATGCATGAACGTGTTAATTTCTACGCCAAGATGAGGACTGTAAAACAACTGTTTGTGGTTTCA tgtacGTGA